TTTTTAGTCATTGGGTGTGTGTTATTCTTGACATGGGGTACACTTGTGCTTGTTATTAAGCTCCTTCAGAAAAGCAGATTGCCTGCAACAGCAAGGCATTGGACCTTGTTTACACAAATTCATACAAATAACTGCTCTTTAATAGAAAAACATAACTATATTAAAGAGCTGGAAGTGATGTAAAGTTGAGCAAGGTCAAGCTGGTAACATTAAAAAGAGTAAGCCCCAATGAGAAGGCTTACTCTTTCCTTGCTGTCCTAAATGGAAAAGTAACTTGTGTGAATTAATAATAGAATATTCAACCAGAAAAGTTTTTCTAATCAGAAAGCATCTGTGCCTTTGCAGCAAACATCTGTGATagaagtcaaaaaaaaaaagggagttAAATAAACTTGTATGAAAATGGCAGACAGGAAAAAagtcacacagaaaaaaaaccaacttgggccttttttccccctgcctcCTGCTGTAAGTGATTAAAGGTTTGGTATCCACGCAATGTATTCAGTCCTTAATATAATTTTGAAGTCCCTCCATATGTCTAAGTGAAAGTGACCCAGAGGAGAACTTACAGGAAAAttgctgccttttttcccccttttccagAATCCTTTTTGACCTTTCTACAGTAACTCAATTATTTTGTCCATTTTGATATCAAACATTCAATAAGTAAAATTACATTGTGTTTTGTGCCTGTTCTCCTTAGCAATACATCCTGCTTGCCAGCCCTGTTCTGTAGGTCAGTAAAAATCAACAATTTTCATGCATCATTGCTTGGACATGAAGTTTTGCCATCGTGCTGGATTTGGACTGCAGCATGATCAGGTGCTCAATGAGGTGCTCCTGGTTAAGGAGGGGTGGGATTTGGTCACCTGCTCTGGTtagctgtgccctccctgtcatCACTGCTGTGTGGAAGGCATGGGCATACTCTGCTGACAGGTGATCATGTAAAATCCTCAGAAAGGCAGGGTCTGAAGGAGAAATTTTAAGTTCCAAACAAATATTTATTGCCTGACTACATTTCATCATGTTTCAGTGGGTTGAGTGTTTCCCCTCCCCTGTCCTTTGTGAAACACTATTGGTGAAAGATGTGGACAATGCTGAGGCTGTGTTGAACTGGATACAGTGCAAACACAGCAAAAGACCATCCCTTCCTGAAAGAGGTGAAGAAAGGCTTTCCTTAGCTTTCATTCAGTAAAGTCTGAGAGCAAATACTTCTAGCAGGCTTGTTTCCTTGAGGTCAGGTACAAACAACAGTGTAGTTAGAGAAGGGCCTCAACACTCACAAATGTTTGCCTTGCAAGGTGAACCACTTTTAACCAGGTTTTCCAAGGAAGGAAGTCACGATTCCCTTCACTTGAAGATTTGCCCTGTCTTCCCACCTACCCAGAGCTGTGCAAAAATCATTGGGTTGATTTTCAGTACTTGCCTTAAATGTGGTACAAGTCCCCTGAGATCTGCAAAGCAGAAGATCTGGATGGTCTTTTGATCAATGTTTGTCTTAACTTTGGGGTAAAGAGAAAACTATTCTAAACTTCTGAcagtgttttgatttttatatttacttgGCTTTCCCCAAAATTCTAGAGAAAAATTCTCCCTTAGGTTTCTAATTATCTCATTTTCCATGAACGTCTCTCTTCTTTTGGTTATGAGCAGTAAGTATTTGTTTTGTGTCTTCCCTGTGAAACAACACTACATTTGGGTCTATATTGATGTGACAAAGCAAGAAAATAGGTTCCtttttttcatcagaaaagaatgaaaggtAATAATTAGAGCAGTACAAATTTCTGTGCTAAGAGTAAAATTGTGGGcataaaaaaatatcagaacTACTAGAATGCTTTGTATTCCTTTCTTTAGGAAAGGAGTTAAGGAAAGCTCTCTCTCATTCAATGGCCACTCTCTTTTCGGTCACAGAGTAACTTCAGTGTGCATTGTACCTTCCACCCTATAAACACACTTTGTGTAATTAATGTTCAACAAATTTAACTACTGAGCTACTAAGCTGGTTTACCATGACACATGCAGCCTGTACAAACATTTCTTAGAAAAAactggccagggcaggctgctTTTCATGCAGTGCTCTTCTCAGTGAAAGCCTGTGGCTGCCGCTTGATTTGGAGGCTGCGGTGTTCCTCTCCTGAGATATAAATGTAGCTTAGCAAATAAGCCCTTTATCTACAACAGTTTCTAAATAGATTTTTGTAAATAATATGGGCTCAGAAGTCAGTTATAGTAGACTCAGAGCAGTCCTTTGAAGTGCATTTGTTTATTGCTGCATTCCCATCGGCACAGttgggagctgctctgtcagGACGTTGGTACAATGAGTTTGATGAAGAGATATTTCATGGCTCAGGCTGATCTAGCCTGTGTTCTCATCTTAGCCCTCCTCAACATGAGACCTACTATGTTTCAAGATAGGCACCCTGAAAGTGAATGACAATTTTTTAAGTGTCCAAACTTGTTTGGactcaaatttattttaaatactggTAAAGAAAGCTGAGCGCTTTCCCAAAGAAAGCTGAGCGCTTATCTGAAGCAAGTTGTTTTACATAGTATTATTCTCCACTTCTTTTAGTACCTCCTAGTATTATgtagaaacaagaaaaagagaggTGTTTTATAGAATGGACTGTGGAAAAATGACATTACCAGCAATCAAGACCCAACCATTGTAGGaggaaaacaataaacaacACTTGCTGCTTCTGAGCAGTGGGAATCCTCAGGATGTGGCAATCCTGATGCACTAGAGATCTTTAGTAAATTTGGATTGTATAACCATCTAGAATGCAGTCTTTAAATTTCTATAGAGGTATTAAAAAACTGAGTATTTACAACACTGTCTATAAACAATTACAGTTTAACAAAAATTGTGACGAGGAAAAGATTTTTGTGATTAAAATGCTAATGCTGTAGCCTGGAGAACTCAGtgcaagtaaaaaaattaactccTGAAATATTGACAGTAATTGTCACTGTGCCACTTGTGCCACTTGAAAGCTGATATGTTTTAATGCAATTTAACTtctcaatttaaaataaactggtTTTCACTGACTTTCCTCTTACTCTGTATTTTGCtatttattcttcttttgtgGTACACTGTAGTACTCTGCATCTatctttcatttgcttttgtaagatttttttttttttaaatgtaccAAATTCTAGAAGGGTAATTTAGAAATCATGTAAGTTCATTGAGGAAGTAAAATCCATAAAAATACAGTAGGATTGGTGTGGGTGAAACAATGTGCAATTCACGATATAAGGAAGTTAAAAGAGTTCTAATTCCCTTCATTTCAGACATCAAAGACATATTAACTACTCCTTTACCTCACATACTACAACTCAACCATTTCAACAACTAAGAGATCTCTAAAAACATTGCTTTTAAGGTTTGGcttaaaaactgttttctttggATTTTCACTGAGCCAAGTCTATTTCTTGAGTGTAAAAACAACCCTGACTCTACAACAGGTGGAACAAGTGAGATCAGATATTTTCAGTATAATGTTCTTAGACTGTTTTGAAAGGTAGAAAACAGAATACAAAATATGCCCTGTAAACAGTTTCTCTAGAAAGCACAATGATAAAAGTTTAAAAGAACTCTTCCTACCTGTAGCTTTTGTGAGGATCAGGAAGTGTAGCTTTTCCTGATTACAATCTTCCATGGCTTAGCTTGGCTTCTGCATTTGAATGTTAAATATGTAAGAATGCCTTGTTTAGCTTGGGAGTTTGCATGACCTCTTAATGAGACACTGTAGTTAGTGTCATTGGGTATTAAGGCATCATGTGACTgtagatgaaaataaaatcctttaaaGTTTGCATTTAATACTTCCTAGAATCTGTAACCCTTTACCTGCAAGCTGGATAAAAACCTGATAGAACTCACCGTTTTCTGGCCAGGGATAAAAGAAGGAGAAGCGGAAGAACACGTGCCACGGAATTCCTTTCCTCCGGGACAGTCACAAAGACCACAACAAAGCCCGAGCCTGACAGCCTGTTCACGCTGCCATTTGCGTATTCTTTAAATTAAATCTCCCTATATCACAAACAGTGCTGGAGGGATTTGGCAGAAAGTTCCTCTGTTGCATGTTGCCTGGCAATGACATTTATTCCCCACTGTTTTGTGTGATTCTCTAAAGAGAAATTCAGCTCTGAGATGTATTTGCAGGCATCGTGTCACATTTACCTTTGAAAGGTGCTGACTTTTCCTGGAATCATTTTGATTTGAGTGTGGTGTTTCCCGAAGTGATAGAAAAGATGTTCTGTTGCCACAAGCAGTTGAGAGAGTTTTCCCTGTACAAGAGGAGAGGTGTAAGTTAGGCAAGCACCTCGGTCGTGTGTGATCTTTAACATATGTTGGTGTACCTGGAAACTGTAAAACAACCTGCTGGAAAGAACTGGCGCTAAGATTGCCTGTGTGGCAGCTGGGGGGTGCAAAGCAGGGCTAACAAAGCCTTTTCCATAACTGAATGCCTTAGGGTGTGGTTGTTGCTGTGGTGGgggttggtggtttttttttttttttttttttttttttttttttttttttttttttttttgtggtgttaaGCCTCATGGAATCACTGAAATGAAGTTTGGCTGCTGTACCGAGTAGGCGTGCTGTTGTCACTCTAAATAATGCCCGATTCGCAGTTGCCTCCCTGCCTTGCAGGGATTGCATCCTCGCCTTCCCTGTGGAAGGAGGGTGCTGGATGAAGGTCACCGAGGGCTTGGTTTGCCCTGCCGTGCCTCCTTCCCCCCGAATCCCGGCAGGGAGCTGGAGCCGAGGCTGTCAGTCTGCTGCCAGCAGcgggctggggcaggcaggtgcCTGCCCGGAGCAGGGACTCGGATGCACCACCTGgcccctgcaggagccagcacaCATTGATTTCATCTGCCAGCAAGGAAATCAATAAGAGCTGCTTTGGATAGTCTTATTTTAAGCAGACAAATAAGTCATAACTTGAAGACCAAGCACCATTTGCAGGCTCTGAGCTAGCGTGCTATCTAGCAAAGCTCTGCAACAGGTCTTTGgcacattttaaatattttttttcctgcaaacaATTAGTTTTAGCTGAAAATGGACTTGAAGCAGGAAGTTTCTTTGTACAAAACGTTCACTAAACCCTCCAAAGGCTTTCTGGTCAGTAAATAAAGAATTGGCAGGCTAACATATCCCCGGGTTGTGAGGGAGGGTGATGGAGGTGGGAGATGCACAGAGGTGAGGGCTGTGGAtctgcagctgtgggcagcCCTGTGCATGGCGTGTGCTTGGACTGGCCTCATAGTCCTGCCCAGCTGGAGTCACCCCATGGCCAGCTCTGTGGTATTTTGCCTTCAGTGGTATTTTACATTGTTCTTGTGGCTGCTGGTTAATGAGGTGGGCTGCAGGCCGAGATATGTCCAGtcaaaaagctgcattttaagCCAGGAGGCCTCTCAAAGCAAACACAGTGAAGCTGCCTTACCCCCTCTCCTACTTGGCATCCTTTTCAGACCCCTTCCATGGCTACTCTATTTTTTGTTCCACAGACTTTTCATTTCTGAGATTTCTTGAACCAGCACCCAGTATTCCTGTCTCGTAGAGCAGCCCCTGCAATCCCAaccttgctgtgctgctgaaacCTATAGTTTTCTGTGAGTATGTGCAAGCTGCTGGGATCCTTTTGGGTTGATTGCCTGACAGGTTTTCACAGATGTGTCCTGCAGGAAACGATCACTTGTCTCACCAATCCATAGTGCTTGTTCAATAACACGGGTGTGACactttttcaaaggaaaagtaGTTGAGATATTCAGCCTCCAGAAATCCTCTTTTCCCTCTAATCTCATTCTTGTACCTTAGTCCACTGTTTTGGTTGTGGTTTTCTGGAGAATGCTCCTGCTGAGATAGAAGGCTGCCTCAAAAAAGTGCAGCCTAAAAGGGTAACTTTGTGACTTCATGTGCTATTGTCAATGTGATATTGCAGTGGGAAGTGCTGGGCAATTTACTAGCAAGCAATGGGATAATGCAGACAAATGGCAGTAAACTATCCAGTTGCTTTGGGGATGTTCTGTTCTCATCTGTGCTACAGCATGTCTGGATTTTTGCTGCATCTCTCACCTTGCAATTCTGTGTATTTCACTTTGAATATGCTAACTAGATCTATTTTAGTCTAGAAGCTTTCTCACATGCACTGAAATGCATGTGCAATCAGAGATGTAGTAGGAGAGCAGGTAGATGATTTTATTTATACAGTACTATGTGGTGAAAGCTCTGACAGTGGGAACATGTGAACATGCCTTAAATCCATTTTTGTACATTCCCTgctgaggctggagaggagacCAGTGAGCTGCCACCAAAAGAGCAGGTGCTGCAAATGGAGAGTGTACTGTGGCTGGGATCACATCAGGGGCTTTGCTGAGTTGGGATGGAGCCTCACCCACCCTGGcaagcagggcagcacaggtCTGGGGTGACAGgacagcagaggcagggagaaGACCCTGGTAGGGGCAGATTTCAGTCACTTGGGGAAAGGTGTGATTTTAAGGGCATTGTTGTACTGGACTGGAAACATTCCCTCACACTCTTCTGCTTACTGGCCTCTGTTTTCAGGTGCATTGAGCACTGAATAGCTTGTCCTTGATTGTGAAAGACCCCTTTTCACAGAAGGGTCATGGTTCAAACTGCTCCTTCTGGAGAAATAATATGGTAAAAGGCTTAATCCTGCCTTGGAAAGGATCATGATGACTATTCTTGCAGCCTTTGACCTTCCTGTTGAAACTGAGAATTGAGATTATGAATTGGACCCACACTGAGAGCATCAGTTCATGTCATAAAAGTCAGGAGATTACCTCCAAAATGCAAGGAATGGTGCTCTGTAACCAGGCTGGAAAGGtaaaccacaggaaaaaatgtagCTCACTggtctccctgcagccatgtggTGATCTAGGAAGAGTAATGTCCATAACAGGTTACAAGAACCTGAAGTAGGTTATATTTGTAGCATAAATACTTTATAACGATTCTTAGTAACAAACCCTGGTTAACGAAACCTATCCAGAGGCCCTAGTCCACACTTGGATGACTACATGATCAATTTGATgattatattaaaaatgcaatgattatattaaaaatattccattaaaaaatagaagaaataaaaatagatttcaGAAGTCTGTCCTTGTGCAGTCTTAATATTTATACTAAAAGaggtatttttaaatctttaatcAACAAAATGAAACGATGCAGATTGTTGTTAACAGCTTTATGGAAGTGCCCCAGAGGACCCATTTTATGAAGAATTATGCAGACACATTAATAGTTTTTGACAAAGAGTAAACTCTCAGGGTTTTAAGCTGAAACAGCCCCCTCTGCATACAAATCCTATTTCAGCAATCAATGTTTGCTTTAAATTCTTATTGCAAAATGgacaatacttttttttctgcaggtaAAGGGCTTGAGTGTTCCTCATGGAAAAACCAGAGCTGGGGAAACCTGAATGCCTTCTGAATGCAAATTTTTCCAGGCTACATGTTAACCCACATTCTGATGTTATCTGATAATAATGTGAAAAAAAGTCGAATGGCCACAGGCTGTTTGAAATGAAGTCACGGGCCATGCATTCCCCAGCTGTGGTGCAAAGGAAATgactgataaaaatattttttctagcTGACCTCTGGCTTACCTTTGTCTGCCTAAGAATTTCCGGCTAATTCCCTGTTAAAGCTTTCTTGCAGCTACAGCCTATTCCTAGAATCTTCTGTGTCAGAAAATACAGACTCCACCTGAGCTTGTTTATAGATGCACTTTGTCTAAATGATAAATGAAAGCTTTGTTCTAGAGATGCCAACAGTGCTTCTTACCAAAAAGTAAATTGCACTATTCCTGTGTAGGGGTAGAACAGCACTTGGTATTTGGATGGCTCATTATTGGAGAAAGTACTCTGTCTCAGTACCACTGGATACACATACTTGGGGACAGATTTGTGAAGGGCTGTGGAGCAGTCACTCCTGCAGTAGCAAGTATCAGCAGCCTGAAGCCACTCAGAACCCTGTGTCTGCTGCTTAGGCTCAATGTGAGGAGTCTGACCCCTGAGAAATTGATACAGAAAGCTGGCAAGCTGAATGAGATAGGTTAGGCACaaggtgtgattcttgggggtgtcctgtgcaaggctaagagctggacttgatgatccctgggggtcccttccaactcagaatattctgtgattctgtgattacaTTATACTCCATTATTAACCCCAAATCAGCCACTCTCCTGGCAGACAGAGGATGTATTTTACCCTTGCAAGATAATGAAAGAACTTACTTCCCAATATTACACAGTTTATGGACAGGGAGTTCATGGCCAAAATGCACAAGTCATGCACTGTGTTTGAAAGAAGGTGGAAGCTGCCTCTTTTGGGACAGGATCCTGGGAACTGTGGTGCCTCTTCCCATAGCTTCACGGGTCTGAACTGGAGTGGGGTTTCAGCAcctttttgtgctttttattgGCTTGGTCACAAAAGCCTTTATGTCTGTTGATTTGCACACTGTCAGGATGGAATCCGGTCATAAACATCATCTAAaaagggtggtttttttttttttttttttggcaaatcTCATTGTTTTTCGAATGCTTGATTTAGTTACCTGCAATGGGAGAAACACTGGAATTTTTCCTTATCAATACTATTTTTCCTTATCAATATTATGTGCAGGCCAAAGGAGGCTGCAAAGGCCACATGTCCCTCTGTCAGAGTGGAATTTCCACAAAATTAAGGGACACACACAAGTCTGCTTCCACAGTTTATTAGTACAAACAATGCATACACAAGACTGTATATTTGTTTGAAGACTGCAATAGATTTCTAATTTAACAACTCTGTAACAAAATTTAACTAAATTTGACatttatgaaaatataaatcTCTGATTGGGTAGGTTCTCCCAACAATACAAAGTTTACATAAAAACATTCAATATGATCTATTAGTTGCAAACCAGTTAGGAAAAATCATTCAAGTCACTTAATATACTATATTGGCTTGTACATTGAACATTCACACACTACATTAAGTTCTAGTTTAGCATTCATTTCTTGGAAATTTGTGGTATggaattctgattttaaaaataagattattctgtttaaataatttgaaaatatttccatgggTATGACATCTTTAAGATATGTAAGTAAGGGAAAATTTTCTTATGCTTTCAGATCTTGTCCAGTATATTTACTTaggaaaatgtaaatttttttacagcatttttcattatttcacaATTTCTGCCTTGAAACTGGTAAAACTGTACAAAAGGCTCAGAGCAGTTTCTAAAGCAGAAAGTGAAGGTTGTATGCATGTGAGAGTAAGAAAAACCCATTACAAACTGGACTAAGAAGGGACCTGTTGACAGCCTTTACATTTAGTGGAATATTTCAGCAGGTACACAAACAGTCTCAGAGTGTTTGGTCATTTGATCGGTATTTATCAtgggaaagaagagaaacaatACTAAGGCAAATGTTATAAGGACTAATACATGGCATGTTTGAAAACTACGAGGATTACTTTGGAGACAGAGGAGATACTTTAGACTTTCTTACAACAAAATGGAcagcaatattttaatataaagaaATTAATGTCTTTAAGTGTTCATCAGTAATGCTCCTTCTCTTTGAAAAGTTTTCATTACGACCTGTACTAATACACACTATGAAGACAAAACATTTccccaaaccaaaaataaaaccccaatcCCTATACTTCCTTTAGAACTCAGgacttttataatttttatcaCAATACAGAAACCTGAAATCCctgcatgcaatttaaaaaaaaaaagctctcaTTGTGTTCATTGAGGTGAACAAATACTCGTTGCCTCACATGCTGACATGTTAGCAGCTGACTGGCACTTATTCCTTTCAGCCCAAAGATTAAAcccaattaaaaagaaaaataaaagtagatatttttaaaatgatgaTGGAATGTATCAAGTGTTCCAGGTTGGCAGGTGACATCTTGTCATTGCACCATCaagcagaaaaacacatttttgcaAGTGGGTATAAAATTGACTGTTAGCTATAGACCCATCTAGGTGACTTGGAATATAAAATAGTGGTCTGACTTCTCACCAATCACTTAGAGCTTTGGCTCTAGTTAAAACAGTCTGTCAACCACAGATAGAATCACCTAACTTCTGTAATAGCATAACAATTTTGATAGTATTGCTAGAAATTTTTAATCAAGGCCCTGGTGAAATTCTGGACTAAACCTTGTATTCcgaaattaaaaaaaaccctgcagccCATTTGCTTTACGTTTGCTTTTATGTTTACAGAAATGTaagacaggaaaaaacagcTGGTCTGCCCTCTGCTGTTTCTATCTGTCTTCCAAGAAACGCACTGATTTTTACATGAATTCAGAAGACATACCTAAGCACATGTACTACTCAGATAAGCTCGCCCAGATGGTTGCTCAGTTGTCAGATGCAAAACTGTGTCTGCAATCTATGGCTGAGCACACTTTCTCATAGCAGTAGCTGTGCCTTTTGGTTGGTGTTGCTTCACTCACCTCAGCCTCTGTAACTGTAATGGGGCTATCCCTTGCAAACACTTCTGTTGATTCCCTCCAAATGCAGTCTGCAGTCACTTTGAAACTATAATTGTGACACTTTGGCCTAATCACTTGTGTTGCGTTGTTGAAAATCTGACGGCTGTTTGAAGTAGCAATTTTGATTTTCAGTGCAGCATCAACTCGATCCACTACAGTGTAAGTACCTATACTTCCATCATCAAATCCAATAATAATGTTTAAATGTCTCTGTGAGAGTGCAAGAAAAGTGGGAGTTTTATAAAGAGAGCAGGCACCGATGTTTTTGCCATCTGCTAGCCTCATTACAATTAAACTAGAGACTGCGCCATTGTCATCATCTTCCTCCCCACGACAACAAATGTACACCAGGTAGCGGCCGTCACGAGACAGCCTCTGCCGCCAGATGACACCTGGAGCGTGAACCACACGGAGTTTTCCACTGTGCAGATCAAGCACATTGATGTTCTCATCACCACGGGTTATAATTCCTAGCTTCCCGTTTGGAGATATTTCAAAGTCTTccaatttttttaagaaattggTAGGCAATTGTACACGTCTGCAGATGACTTCCTCTGTTAGGCTCCAGATGTTCACACTTTCAGTAGATGTTATAAATACTATAATATCTGGGCAGTCTGGTATCAACTTAATATCCACAATGCTTGCACCATCATCACAGCAAAACTTCTTCGTTATACTGCCTGTCCAGAGACTCACTGCCAAAACTTTGTTCTTTGCCATTCCAACCACAAATGTATTTGCAGTTGTTATAAATGCATTCTGTAAGGCAACTAAAATATTGCAAACCCTATGTCCTGTAGCCAGGCGCCAAACTCTGGATGCATTTTGCTCACAGAGAGAGACTACAAACTGATCATTGTGAGTAATCATTAGCTCTGAGATTTTTTGTCCATTAATGCGAAAGATATTTTCACCGCTGACCGTGTGCCATACGTACTGGCTGCATTTGTCATCTGATGTAACCATTATCTCTCCAGATGAGGTCAGCACACAGTTTTCAACAATACCTTCATGCTTGAACACAGCTTCAATAAATCCAGTGCTGAAGTTCCACTTATGGACAGAATCTGATCCATCCAACGTGTATATTAATTCACCTCTGGCTGGTAACACCAGTCTTTGGATGGGTTTGCCAGATTTGTCAATATTGGACATAGCAGTTATGATGTCTATATCCCAGATAGAAAGGACACCACTGGTGGATAAGGATAGCAGCATGTTATGATGATTTGATTTAATTAGCCTGACTATAGTTCCTGAGATTTCCTGTAAGCTTGCCATACACTGTCCAGTATCTCTTCTCCAAACAAAAATGGCTGAGGTATTTTCCATTGAAGCAATTATACAGTTGCCATTTTTGGACAACACGGCAGATATAAAGCGCTCATTGTGTTTAGCTCTAAACTTTTCAGCCACCTTCCACACACGAGTGTCAAGAAGTTCAATGCTGAGAGCCTTACAAATTAAAATTGCACTTTGGTCTTCAGAAAGCTCTATGCTGACAACTTCACTGTCTTCTCTTCTGCAGTCAAAGTCATCTGTAAGCTGAGGCTTTGCAATTTCCTCTGTATTCCAAACAGAGAGGCTACCCTCACTGTCCACCATCACCATTTCTTGGGCTGTGTCTAAAATGAGAAGGAATTTCACAAATCCAGTTGAAAATTCAGAGGTCACAGTGGTCAGCTTCTCTCCACTGCCCAAGTGGAAAATGGTTGCGGTGTTCAAATACTGCCCGCAGAATGCATAAACTCCATCTGGAGAGCACTGCACACAGGTCACTTCGTACCAGCAGTGGAACTGATAGAGAGGCCAACCGTAAAGCAGATCTATTACAGTAACATCTTTACTGGCCTCCAGCCAAGCAAGAGCATGGTTGACCGATAATGTAAATCCATTTATAAAACTGGAGTCCCCTGCAATTCCACAGTGTTTTGACCCCTTAATTTCCACCTCAGAAAGAAGACAGGAATTTATGTTATCATATACCAAAAGAGTGTTGTTTGTTGTAGCTACTACAAGATACTTTTCATCACTAGAAAGTTTCATCCCTAAGATAACAGATGGAGCTGTTGTAATTTGCCTTAGTAGCTGGCGGGTTTCTACATCCCAAGTGCTAATGGAGCCATTTTCTAAAGCAGCAATAATTGTGCTGGGATTAAATGTAGGCAAAATCTCAGTGACATGCATGCAGCTGGATGACAGCGGCAGCCGCTCGGGGCTGTAAGTCACATCCATGGAGGAGTGCAAAGGGACGATAGAGCAGTACTTGGGTCCATCCTTGTCACATTCTAGGAGGAGATGTCTGAGTTTGGGCAATGAGCTTACTACTGGGAGAAGTCTCTGCTGCAATTCAGCTGAGAGTGAACCTGGGTATTTTACTACTTTGAACTTTATACTGCGGAGGGTACTGGCCAGAAATTTCAGCTCCTTTTCTTGAGAGTAAGTGTAAGCTAGTTCTATATCAGAAAGTGCTTTATCAAACTGCCCTATTCTAATCATGGTGTACAGCCAGCTGAAGTTCATGATCACTCCGTACAGAAGGTCAT
This sequence is a window from Melospiza georgiana isolate bMelGeo1 chromosome 5, bMelGeo1.pri, whole genome shotgun sequence. Protein-coding genes within it:
- the NWD2 gene encoding NACHT and WD repeat domain-containing protein 2 — its product is MWPAGAGGRLPCPRDAALRRAAFSGNLAALPSHLVPSGRSVRVFISANPEDTIAERRALREHVYPKLREFCRENYGLEFQVIDLYWGVEADEWDSPELQKTRMKLLEDCLKNSAGPCFVGLLGEKYGNIRIPGEVESAEFEMILDAAVEAKLETRILEEWYCRDENAVPPAYYLRPKSEMLKNYQNTMESSSNSMNENKWQDISEEIKKIFKTAVKLLYEKGKMKHSQAKRYLSSAIEDELDFALGKQTPAFLKKCVCYIRKIANIERFVKIPEMGKYMDVVHKAGKFLRDPEAHEKLIKLRDEFIPTIVASSNLRVYTSVTHCDMKLGYSQEVESHYIEGLGKQFYEDMIDIIQATVQQNFDTETDVLYDEVLQHSSLCKTYSTFYEYRCEALNIVHKYVLPRKIGHINPLIIYGGPCTGKTLLLAEAAKKAYSWLQEEMGPDSDPVVVIRFLGSTETSTDLKNILQSICEQLAVNYRCLVQSYPKKIHDLRDLFINLLNESSFHRPLVIIFDALEQLTDSDDGRKLWWLPIHLPRSVRIILSTLPNKHGILQKLRCLIHEESNYIELTARDRKMCSQVLKHQLLRVKRKVTSGQQIYVNEAFSKCTLPMFVNLTFREVRHWRSHKDVDESSLCVTVHESIEQLFWSLENKCGSRLLSRALGYITMSKSGLSEMELEDILALDNSVMYELNERVRESNPLRIPYIYIARLKEGLQGYLIERQVKNVTLLLWANRHLQLIAQKLYLHNEEDLREMHTVMAEYFLGVWSGGRRKPFYSNDQYLSGCPDHASRGLNEDEKHSMDQAAFDRQAPDQPWVFQCNPLEPDIFFINHRKMTELIHHLTRCGRTDDLLYGVIMNFSWLYTMIRIGQFDKALSDIELAYTYSQEKELKFLASTLRSIKFKVVKYPGSLSAELQQRLLPVVSSLPKLRHLLLECDKDGPKYCSIVPLHSSMDVTYSPERLPLSSSCMHVTEILPTFNPSTIIAALENGSISTWDVETRQLLRQITTAPSVILGMKLSSDEKYLVVATTNNTLLVYDNINSCLLSEVEIKGSKHCGIAGDSSFINGFTLSVNHALAWLEASKDVTVIDLLYGWPLYQFHCWYEVTCVQCSPDGVYAFCGQYLNTATIFHLGSGEKLTTVTSEFSTGFVKFLLILDTAQEMVMVDSEGSLSVWNTEEIAKPQLTDDFDCRREDSEVVSIELSEDQSAILICKALSIELLDTRVWKVAEKFRAKHNERFISAVLSKNGNCIIASMENTSAIFVWRRDTGQCMASLQEISGTIVRLIKSNHHNMLLSLSTSGVLSIWDIDIITAMSNIDKSGKPIQRLVLPARGELIYTLDGSDSVHKWNFSTGFIEAVFKHEGIVENCVLTSSGEIMVTSDDKCSQYVWHTVSGENIFRINGQKISELMITHNDQFVVSLCEQNASRVWRLATGHRVCNILVALQNAFITTANTFVVGMAKNKVLAVSLWTGSITKKFCCDDGASIVDIKLIPDCPDIIVFITSTESVNIWSLTEEVICRRVQLPTNFLKKLEDFEISPNGKLGIITRGDENINVLDLHSGKLRVVHAPGVIWRQRLSRDGRYLVYICCRGEEDDDNGAVSSLIVMRLADGKNIGACSLYKTPTFLALSQRHLNIIIGFDDGSIGTYTVVDRVDAALKIKIATSNSRQIFNNATQVIRPKCHNYSFKVTADCIWRESTEVFARDSPITVTEAEVSEATPTKRHSYCYEKVCSAIDCRHSFASDN